From Prochlorococcus sp. MIT 1223, the proteins below share one genomic window:
- a CDS encoding mechanosensitive ion channel family protein yields MNAFTKELIIAIGIFIIGSIITLVSSAISKNILRKFTLRTNNKIDDYIAKSLIEIIKPLGFLISFFIAWASIPITETLDNLVLGLIKFICLILVIRLINKISQIIIKEWSIKVDDKSISTMLASISPMIRAITWCIGIVFYLQNMGVQMTAVWALLSAGGIGAGLALKEPVQEFFEYITILLDKPFQNGQFIHIEGVWAKVETVGVRSTRLRSINGEIIVMSNSRLTNGVISNYAEMNNRRLVHKLGVVYETSHQNMIKIPEVIKDIVENTENAIFDRCHFIKFGDFSLDFELVYFIPTSNYIQAMTAQQNINLGIMKKFEEQGIEFAFPTQTLNLNR; encoded by the coding sequence ATGAATGCATTCACTAAAGAGTTGATAATAGCTATAGGGATATTTATCATTGGGAGCATAATAACATTAGTCTCTTCTGCTATATCGAAGAATATTTTAAGAAAGTTCACCCTTCGAACAAACAATAAAATAGATGACTACATCGCCAAGTCTTTAATCGAAATAATTAAACCACTAGGATTTCTGATAAGTTTTTTTATTGCATGGGCAAGCATCCCAATTACTGAAACATTGGATAATTTAGTTCTTGGCTTAATTAAATTTATTTGTTTAATACTAGTAATTAGATTAATCAATAAAATTAGTCAGATAATCATAAAAGAATGGTCGATAAAAGTTGATGATAAATCTATCAGTACAATGCTTGCTTCTATTAGTCCAATGATTAGGGCTATTACATGGTGTATAGGTATTGTTTTCTATCTTCAAAATATGGGTGTTCAGATGACGGCAGTCTGGGCTCTACTTAGTGCTGGAGGAATAGGTGCTGGCCTAGCTCTAAAAGAACCTGTTCAAGAATTTTTTGAATATATAACTATTCTTTTAGACAAACCATTTCAAAACGGTCAATTCATTCATATTGAAGGTGTCTGGGCAAAGGTAGAAACTGTAGGGGTACGTTCAACACGGCTAAGAAGTATTAATGGAGAGATAATTGTAATGAGTAATAGCAGACTAACTAATGGAGTAATTTCAAATTATGCCGAAATGAATAATAGAAGATTAGTACACAAATTAGGAGTTGTATATGAAACTTCTCATCAAAATATGATTAAGATACCTGAGGTTATTAAAGATATTGTTGAGAATACTGAAAATGCAATTTTTGACAGATGCCATTTTATAAAATTTGGCGACTTCAGTCTTGATTTTGAACTCGTATACTTCATTCCTACTAGTAACTACATTCAAGCAATGACAGCACAACAAAATATAAATCTAGGAATTATGAAGAAGTTTGAGGAGCAAGGTATTGAATTTGCCTTCCCTACTCAAACTCTTAATTTAAATAGATAA
- a CDS encoding isochorismatase family protein, translated as MISPSESILMNETNTLIVVVDVQEKLIEGILNREKLLWNIDKLLKVCSILDINTIYSEQNPTRLGSTVKRLIPNENYTNIHKMEFSCYNKIIRSVELTKYENILICGIETHICVQQTCIDFLKNGYKPFIAVDAVSSRKSIDHETSLKRLDSCGAILTTVEAAIFELCRTAKRNEFKIISSLVKEVFQEK; from the coding sequence ATGATTTCACCCAGCGAATCTATCCTAATGAACGAAACAAATACATTGATAGTAGTAGTGGATGTTCAAGAGAAGTTGATTGAGGGTATTCTGAATCGAGAAAAGTTATTATGGAATATAGATAAGCTATTAAAAGTATGCAGTATACTTGATATAAATACTATATATAGTGAACAAAATCCCACAAGATTAGGTTCTACAGTAAAAAGACTTATTCCTAATGAAAATTATACTAATATCCATAAGATGGAATTTAGTTGCTACAACAAAATCATTAGGAGTGTAGAATTAACTAAATATGAGAATATACTTATATGTGGGATAGAGACGCATATATGTGTTCAACAAACTTGTATTGATTTTTTAAAGAATGGATATAAACCATTCATTGCAGTTGATGCTGTTAGCAGCAGAAAATCAATTGACCACGAAACATCACTAAAAAGATTAGATTCTTGCGGAGCTATATTAACTACAGTAGAAGCAGCAATATTTGAACTATGTAGAACTGCTAAAAGGAATGAATTTAAGATCATAAGCTCTCTTGTTAAGGAGGTTTTCCAAGAGAAATAA
- a CDS encoding Fur family transcriptional regulator, which produces MILLSVNTSYEAFSTPLESGLHQDGKRLTSQRRKILDLFERIGSGIHLSAEDVHGELLKLNKRVSLATIYRTLRLLVQMGFLNELELSEGGHRFELLSHDHPDHHHLICIRCGRTEEFESNQVVQAGRLASEKLGFKLIESTLNVRAICPSCI; this is translated from the coding sequence ATGATTCTGTTGTCTGTAAACACCTCTTATGAAGCTTTCTCAACTCCTTTGGAGAGTGGTCTCCATCAGGATGGCAAGCGTTTAACTTCCCAAAGAAGAAAAATCTTAGACTTATTTGAGAGAATAGGTTCTGGGATACATTTAAGTGCTGAGGATGTGCATGGAGAACTTTTAAAATTAAATAAACGAGTTTCTTTGGCAACTATATATAGAACTCTTCGGTTATTGGTTCAAATGGGATTTTTAAATGAGCTCGAACTTAGTGAAGGTGGTCATCGGTTTGAGTTATTAAGTCATGATCATCCTGATCATCATCATTTGATTTGTATTAGGTGTGGGAGGACTGAAGAATTTGAAAGTAACCAGGTTGTTCAAGCTGGAAGACTAGCGTCTGAAAAACTTGGTTTTAAATTAATTGAATCGACACTTAATGTAAGAGCTATTTGTCCAAGCTGTATTTAG
- the arsS gene encoding arsenosugar biosynthesis radical SAM (seleno)protein ArsS (Some members of this family are selenoproteins.) — protein MQIKRFPQISREGLETLQINMGYKCNQACSHCHVNAGPNRTEMMDDHIISIIPKVIKIYGIKVLDMTGGAPELHPKFKQLVIEANKLDIKIIDRCNLTILTEPGQESLASFLAKNRVEVTASLPCYLEENVDKQRGRGVFERSIKGLKLLNSLGYGKEGSGLILNLVFNPIGPCLPPDQKRLEEDYRKELHNRYGISFSKLLALANMPINRFADYLKVIDKLNDYENLLKDNYNPNNLCAVMCKKSISIDWNGKIYDCDFNQQLKLNQIAGPINIQELIEKKFTFEGNPISVDNHCFGCTAGSGSSCGGALS, from the coding sequence TTGCAAATAAAAAGATTTCCTCAAATAAGTCGAGAAGGTTTAGAAACTCTCCAGATAAATATGGGTTATAAGTGTAACCAAGCATGTTCACATTGTCATGTTAATGCAGGTCCAAATAGAACAGAGATGATGGATGATCATATAATTTCGATAATACCAAAGGTTATTAAGATTTATGGTATTAAAGTATTAGATATGACGGGAGGTGCCCCTGAACTTCACCCGAAATTTAAACAATTAGTTATAGAGGCTAATAAGCTAGATATTAAAATAATAGATAGATGTAATTTAACTATTCTGACTGAGCCAGGTCAAGAGAGCCTAGCAAGTTTCCTTGCTAAAAATAGAGTAGAAGTAACTGCTTCATTACCTTGCTATCTAGAGGAGAATGTAGACAAACAAAGAGGGAGAGGTGTTTTTGAAAGAAGTATAAAAGGTTTAAAGCTGTTAAATTCACTAGGCTATGGGAAGGAGGGAAGTGGTCTAATATTAAACTTAGTATTCAATCCTATTGGCCCATGTCTTCCACCTGACCAAAAAAGATTAGAAGAGGATTATCGTAAAGAATTACATAATAGATATGGAATCTCCTTCTCTAAATTATTAGCCTTGGCAAATATGCCAATAAATAGATTTGCAGACTACTTAAAAGTAATCGACAAACTAAATGATTACGAAAACTTGCTAAAAGATAACTATAATCCAAATAATCTATGTGCTGTGATGTGCAAGAAATCAATAAGTATAGATTGGAATGGTAAGATTTATGATTGTGACTTTAATCAACAATTAAAACTTAATCAAATAGCTGGGCCAATAAATATTCAAGAGCTTATTGAGAAAAAGTTTACTTTCGAAGGTAATCCAATATCAGTAGACAATCATTGCTTTGGTTGCACAGCTGGAAGTGGCTCAAGCTGTGGAGGAGCTTTGAGTTGA
- the stpA gene encoding glucosylglycerol 3-phosphatase — MVLSDDDFMSKLINIKNTVESIINENEILIIQDIDGVCIPLVKDPLNRRIDHSYIYSVSNLKGEFYVLTCGEHEGERGVNRIIEKSIGSKTEATKKGLYLPGLAGCGVEYQNNFGEISLLGISNEEIDFLKNVPSKMKKYLTKELSKIFPNIEPIKIKKLIDVAVCDTRFTPTINFNEILNIAEGKLNLQIELQQLMKRIMEKIINSTKGTSLEKSFSLHLMPNLGKVDNVEIMKGAKTHDIGTTDIQFIINGAVKESGLLVLLNQYIFNKSGRYPFGSSFNVREAPKSEEDLINLCLNRIKPDEMPMLIGVGDTVTSTWNKELNMWQRGGSDRGFLSLIQELGRKYNKENKILFVSSGNNEVPRPKVNSTDLTGVTDKNDNLRFNSVLTGGPAEYIKWFNIIARERSKKLDKNIKFR; from the coding sequence ATGGTTCTTTCAGATGATGATTTTATGTCAAAATTGATCAATATAAAAAATACAGTTGAAAGTATAATCAACGAAAATGAAATATTAATAATACAAGACATTGATGGTGTCTGCATACCTTTAGTAAAAGATCCTCTTAATAGAAGAATAGATCACTCATATATTTACTCTGTTTCTAATTTGAAAGGAGAGTTTTATGTCCTTACCTGTGGCGAGCATGAAGGAGAAAGAGGGGTTAATAGAATCATAGAAAAATCAATAGGTTCAAAGACAGAAGCCACAAAAAAGGGTCTATATTTACCAGGGCTGGCTGGATGTGGTGTGGAATATCAAAATAATTTTGGCGAAATTTCCTTACTTGGGATAAGTAATGAAGAAATTGATTTTCTTAAAAATGTCCCCTCAAAGATGAAAAAGTATTTAACAAAAGAACTCAGCAAAATATTTCCTAATATAGAACCAATCAAAATAAAAAAATTAATTGATGTTGCGGTCTGCGATACAAGATTCACTCCAACAATTAACTTTAATGAGATACTTAATATTGCTGAAGGAAAATTAAACTTACAAATAGAGTTACAGCAATTAATGAAAAGAATAATGGAAAAAATTATTAATTCAACAAAGGGTACTTCACTTGAGAAATCTTTTTCTCTTCATCTTATGCCAAACCTAGGAAAGGTTGATAATGTAGAGATAATGAAGGGGGCCAAAACTCACGATATAGGGACTACTGATATACAATTCATAATTAATGGAGCAGTAAAAGAGTCAGGGTTACTGGTTCTGCTAAATCAGTACATTTTCAATAAAAGTGGTAGGTATCCATTTGGGAGTTCATTCAATGTGAGAGAGGCGCCTAAATCAGAAGAGGATTTAATTAATCTTTGTCTTAATAGAATCAAGCCAGATGAGATGCCTATGTTAATTGGAGTAGGTGATACTGTAACCTCAACTTGGAATAAAGAGTTAAATATGTGGCAAAGAGGAGGAAGTGACAGGGGTTTCCTGTCATTAATTCAAGAATTAGGTAGAAAGTACAATAAAGAAAACAAGATTTTGTTTGTAAGTAGTGGGAATAATGAGGTTCCAAGACCCAAAGTAAACTCTACAGATTTAACAGGAGTAACTGATAAGAATGATAATCTTAGGTTTAACTCTGTGCTAACAGGCGGACCTGCTGAATATATAAAATGGTTTAATATAATTGCAAGAGAGAGATCAAAAAAATTAGACAAGAATATTAAATTTCGATAA